The Flavobacterium sp. IMCC34852 genome contains the following window.
TGTCGATGGATAATCCGCTTCTTCACGTGTCGGATCGGCAGCCAACCAGATATTTTTGGTGTCTTCATAATTGTAACCTTTCCAAGTATAATATTCTCCGTTAAAAACAGAAGAATATTTTAAGCCTTTCATAATATCAATATCTAATTTCAATCCTCCTTGGAGCGTTATGCTTTTTTGTTGCTCATCAAAGAAATCAAGCTGTGCAACTGGATTACCAACATTATTGAATGAAGAACCTGTTGGAGAAGCAAAACCGTCATCGCCTACAAAAGATACCCCATATTGTCCTGATGGAAAATAAACCGGAACGATTGGTGATTGTTTATAAGCATTGGTAAAAGCTGAAAATGGTTTAGGATTTACTTTAGCATACGATACACTGAAATTCTGAGATAACTTGATTTTGTTTGAAATCTTATATTCATTATTGTTTCTGAATGTTAATCTGCTGTAATCCATTCCGTTAAGAATGGCTTCTTCGTCGTAATAACCAGCACTGAAAAAGTACTTAATGTTTTCACTTCCTCCCGAAAGGGAAACATTACTTTGAGAGTATTGACCTGTTCTGGTAATTTCTTTAAACCAATCTGTGTTAACCGGTTGATCTTGAGAGAATGTGGTTGAACCCAATGCCATATTGGTATAATAAGAAAACTTATTACTACCTGCCATTTTCACCACGCTTAAAGGACTTCTGAAACCGGTAAACATTTCGACTTCAACGGCCAATTTACCAACTTTACCTTTTTTGGTTTCAATGATGATAACACCATTGGCTGCTCTGTTACCATATATAGCTTTGGCAGTTGCGTCTTTTAGAATTTCATAGGATACAATATCGTTTGCATTGATATTGTTGATGTTATCCGCCGGCATACCATCAACCACAAAAAGCGGTGTTCTACCTCCAATTGCTGTTCCAAGTCCACGAATAATTACGCTGGGGGTTGAACCCGGAGAATCTGAGGCAATAACTTGAACTCCGGCTGCTTTACCTTGAATAGCTTGAGAAGCATTTAAAACCTTAGTCTTAGTTATCTCATCTGCTTTTAAAGAAGTAATAACCGAAGTGTTGTCGATTTTTTTTCGGGTACCGTATCCAATGATTACAACATCTTGAAGCTGGCTGACTTCCTCTTTTAAAGTCACCTGCATCCCAGGAGTTGCTTCTACGGTCTTGGTTTCAAATCCAATCATGGCGACATTAATTTTGTCACCGGCATTAGCCTTGATTTTAAATGCACCTTCCATGTCAGAAATCGTACTTGAATTCATGGTGGTATTGGTAATGTTGGCTCCAATGAGCGCAATACCTTTTTCATCAACTATTTTCCCTTCAATGGTTTGTGAAAACGCAAAGATTGGGAAAAACAGTAACGAGAGTAGTACATAAATGTTTTTCATAAATTGTTTAGGATGAGTTAATACTTCAACAAATTTATCTATTACATCGTTATAGTTGAAGTTAATTAAATACTACAAAACTACATCATTTTTTCATTTTTATTTTTTAAATAATTGTTTTTCAATAAATTAAAAAGTTAAAAAAATACAAATAACTTCTCAACTAAAAAGGCAAATGATGTACTATTGATGAAGTAACACCGAATAACAAATCAGCAAAATATAAAGAAAAAAAATACAGATAATGAAAAAAAATGCTTTTGATTATACCATATTCATAAAAGAGGAAAGATTGATATCCTGCTGTAAGTCAAGCTTTTTCCTTAATCGGTAACGGTGAAGTTCTACACCTCTGAAGGAAATATTCATTAAAGGCGCGATCTCCTTAGATGACAAACTCATTTTCAGATAAATACATAACTTTATATCTTTAGAAGATAGTTTAGGATACCTTGAGGTAAGCCTTTTTATAAAATCTTCATGGCTTTTGTAAAGATTGTTCTCAAAAGTTTCCCATTCCTTTTTATTAATAGAATTAAGTTTAATAGTTTTCTTAATATTGTTTTTAAGCGAAACAATATCATTGTCTTTTTCAAGCAGTTTTTGTATACTTTCAATCATTTCCGATTGCTTGGCAATGGATAGCGACTTTCCGGCAACTTCAGAAGCCTTTGCCTGTATCTGTACTTCCAAGATATGTTTGTCATATTCCTGAGATTTTAATTTGGTTTGTGCGTCCATTTCTAACTTCAGGATTTCTTTTTGGTGCTTGAGTTCTTCCTCCTTGAGCTTTAATTTTTCGATGTATCTAATTTTATTCCATTTGTAATACAGGTAAAATATCAATGAAATAATCGACAAATAAATCAGTATCATCCAAAACGAAATATACCAAGGCATGGCGACTCTAAAAGTAAACTCAGATAATGGCAAAAACTTTTCTCCGTCATTGTAAAAAACCTCAAACTCATGACTGCCGCTTGACAAATTGCTTAGGATAATATTGGGACTTTGCAACGGAATATAAGAGTTTGCTTCATCAAGTTTGTAAAACAATTCCAATTCGTTATAACCATAGTAGGCAGAAATCACATCTAAACTAATCGATTTATTATAGTCTATAGTACTTGATTTTTTGATAAAATTACCATCGACAAAAGCTTCTATTTTGATACTTTTTACCTCAGGCAATAACTTTGATTTTTGAGGTTTAAAAGCAAAAAAACCGTCGTCTAAATTCAGTAAAAATTCATCACCGTTCTTAAAAACCTTAGTGTCTTGATTGATGATCTTGCCTTCATAATATTTCTCCGGAATAAGATGCCAAATAAATTTGTTTTTGTTTCGGTTGATTAAGTAGAGCGACTTATCTTTTAAAACAATAAAATTTTCATCGTTGATGGTGATTAATTCCGAAATATTAGAAAATGACTTATTAAAAAAAGTATTCAATTCAAGCTTGTCTGAAATAGCATTGTATCCGTACCATTTTGAGTTGATATAAAATAAAGCTTCATTATTAAAGCTGACCATCTTTATACCGTAATCATTGAGAATTTTGTTTTTTCGGGTAACGTTTTCAACTTTCTTAACCACAAACTTATCGTCAAAAAGGATTCGATACAAGCTTCTGTAATTGTCAACTGCCCATAGTTCATTAGGTTTATTTTGAATGATATTTTTTATGGGCTTTGTCAGGTTTGAAAAATACTTATAACTTTTGAAATCATTAGGGTTTTCATAAATAACAATCCCCGAATAATTGGCCAAAAAATAGTTGTTGTGAAAATTACTTTTGAGGAATTTCCAACCGCCATTTACATCATTAACTTTAGTCAAAGCACCGTTTTGGTAAACATAAGTTCCGTCGTTGTGACCAATTAAACATTTGTTTTCAACGGGCAACATGTCCCAAACTTGTCCTTGAGAATTGGACAACAAAGTCAACGATTTATCATGGTATTTAAAAACCCCGTGATTCGATCCCAATAATAAACCGTCGTTCATAGGCGCTAAGGTATAAACAGAGCCTAAAACCCCTGAATTATCAGAAAAAATTCGGTATGGTGAATTGACTTCAATATGGGAAATACCATTGTCTAATCCAAGCCACAAATCATTTTCTTTATCAAGACCAATACATAGAACAGAGTTGTTTTTCAGGGCGTTTTTTCGGCAAACATTGTTGTAACTGTTAGTAGATAAATCAACAATGTAAACTCCCTGAAATGCTGTTCCGATGATTAAACTTTTATTTGAAATGGCTTTGGCCGAAATAATAATTTCCTTTTTAAGCAAATCATTTAAAGGATGTGCCCAAGGTTTTAAAACCTTATTTTCTTCAATAAAAACGCCATTCTTTTGAGTAAAAAACATCATTTTTCCATTAGTCTTATCAATGGAATGAATGATATTATTTTCGAGCAATTGCCAAGCGTCAATTTTTCTGAAATGATTATTTTCAAAAACAAAAACCCCATCTTTAACCGAAGCGACATAAATTATATTGTCAACTACAAAACAATAGGAGATTTGAAAAGGAATACTGATTTTTTTTATTATCCCTTTTTCTAAAACGTAAAGTTCATTAAAGGACTGAAAGTAAATTTTACCATCGTGTTTGAAAATCTTCCAAATTTCTTCATTGATAGACTTTCCGGTGAAAAAATTCTTGTTTTTGGAAAGTGAAGTATAATGCAACAAACCGTTGATTCTTTTCCAATAGCCGAATTCGTTATAAGAACCTGAGTAAATTTTATCTCCATCGGCAAAAACAGAACGGATAATTGTTTTGTTTGGCAAACTGTATTTTTCCCAACGAACACCGTTATAACGAAGTAAATAGTGATTATTGGCAAAATAAAATGCGTTATCGTTGCCTTGAGTGATGCTCCAAACTTGGTTATCGCCGTTGTAATTGCTCTTGGTAAAGTTTTCTACAAAAGGCAGTAACTCTTGTGCATTGACAAAAGAACAGTACAGCAAAAAGAAAAAGGCAATTATATTTCTCACTTTGAGCAGATTTACAGCCAAAAATAAAAAAACTTATGCCTTTTGGTACTAATTAAAAATTAATTTCCGTCAACGTAGTCTTGCAAATAGGAAAACCTGGGTGTCAATTTACCGTTTTCGGTAATCTTAGCACGTTGGAGTATGCCATCTTTATCACCATTAAAGAAAGCCGGAATCACGTGTTGCATAAACATTTCACCAAAACCTTCGCTGGCATCTTTAGGCAATTCACAAGGCAAATTATCCACAGACATTACCATAACAGATCCCGGATGCGTATAAGGAACTTCTTTGTTTTCGAATGGCAAATAACCAAAGAAGGGTTCCGCAATAGTCGAAGCTTTGAGAGTACAAGCAATCGGTCCGTCAACATCGCAAGAAATATCGGCCACCACTTTTATTTTGCAATCAGCGGCTTTTAGCATGTCTTGTGTCAATATATCAGGGGCATTGTTGCCGTGAAAATGTCCGGCCATAAAAACATCGGCAACCTTAGTAAAACGCTCAAAATCGGAAGTATATTCTTGAGGGTTTTTATAGAAATCATTGTTGTCTAAAACCTGTCCGTCTAAACGCTTATTGTAATCTAAAACATCAATCTGTGTGTACACCGGTTGTGAATAAACTTTGTTCAAAAAGTCCTCAACAGAAACCTGTTTGATTTTGATGCCATCGAGAATTTCTTTGGCACCCATGCCTACTTTTCCGTGGCCGGTTAAAACAATCTTGATATTGGGTAACGTTTGTCTTTTTAAACGAACAATTAAATCTTCTTTACTGTTTAACGTTTCTGCCTTTGGCAAATTAAACAATTCATATTTGATTCCAAAGGCTCTCAAGCCGTTGTAAGCACCAACAATACCGGCATAACGGCCAAAACCGATTAGTCTTCTGTTGCTTGAATCTACAATCGTTTCGTGGTCATATAATTCGATGTTCTTGGCCAAAATTGCTTGTAACAATTTGCGATTGTGCACTTGCTTTTTAATCGTATGCGAAAAGAAAAAGTATTTTTTATTCGGAATCAAATAATCTACAGGAATTTCCTTTACTCCAAAGAAAACATCACAATCTGAAATGTCATCCGCTACTTCAATTCCGAGTTTTTTATAGTCTTCATCATTAAAAATCCTAATCTCTGAACTTTCCACTTTAACAATGGCTTCAGGATGCTCTCTTTTTAGTCTTACCAGTTCTTCCGGGGTAAAAACAACTCTTCTGTCGGGCGGATTTTTTCTTTCTTTAATAATTCCGAATTTCATGCTGTAGATTTTTCTGCCCCAAAAGTAGTAGTAACGAAAACGTTTTCAAAACTTTTTAGTAAAAATAAAAATTGTGAAAAAACTGTTGATAGCTTTGGGAAAAATTAACGCTTCTACTGACTTGAATAAGTATATTTGTGTTTCCATAAGTCTCAAAAATGAAAATTAAAAAATCCCACTATATACTACTATTTTACTCCTTGTTTTTGATAACAACTTCATGTTCAAAACAAGAGAAAACAGAGGAAGGCATCATTAAAATTAACGAGAAAGGATTACCCGTGATGCAACCGTTACAGGAACCATTACCCAAACTTTCTACTGCATTCATCAATGATAAGAAATACGGTTCAGCCCGTTTTTTTGAAAAAATTTGGTCTGAAAAGAATGATAACGTAAGTTTCTTAGTCGCCAAAAACGGTCAAATCATCTACGAAAATTACATGGGGTATGCCAACAAAAAAACCGAGGAAAAAATCACCAAAGATACACCTTTGCATATTGCCTCTGTAAGCAAAGTCCTTACGGCTACGGCTGTATTGATGTTAATAGATGCCAAAAAACTGAAGTTAGACCAAAAAGCAGCGACTTTAATTGAGGGATTTCCCTATCCGGACGTAACCGTACAAACGCTTTTAAACCATAGAAGCGGCATGAAAAACTATGCCTATTTTACATATGAAAACAACAATTGGGACCGAAAAAAAATATTAACTAATGAAGATATCGTCAAAGTTATGGTGGAAAAAGAGATTCCTTTGGAAACCAAAACCGATACTCATTTTAGTTATTGTAATACCAATTATGCCATGTTGGCTCTCATTATTGAAAAAGTCACCGGTCTAAAATACCCGGAAGCCATGAAAGAAATGATTTTTGCACCTTTAGGCATGACCAATACCTATGTTTGTGAATTTGAAAAAGACCGTGAAAATATAGTACCGTCCTATAAGGGCAATAACGTTGAAATCGGAACCGATTATTTAGACGGTATTTATGGCGATAAAAATATTTATTCAACCCCAAGAGACATTTTAAAATTTGACACCGCTCGCTATGCTCCTTTCTTTTTGAATCCTGATTTACTTAAAAAAGTTTACAAAGGCTATAGTTACGAAAGCAAAGGACTCAAAAATTACGGTCTCGGAATACGAATGGTAGAATATGAAGAAGGCGAACCTTTCTTTTTTCACAACGGATGGTGGCATGGGAACACTTCTTCTTTTATCAATTTGAGAAAAGAAAAAGTAACCATAATCACCCTTTCCAACAAATACACCAAGAAAACTTACCAATCCAAAAAACTAGCCTCTCTGTTTGGGGATTATCCATTCAAGTTGAATGATAGTGACGAATAAATACTTACTTTTGTGGTCTGATTTTTGTTAATCAGAAAACAAACTGGGGTCGACTGGTTTTGACAGCAAGTCGAATTGAACAGTAAGCACGTCGAGCAAGGTACCAATTGCTCGTAAATCCATGGGTACAAACTTATAAACGGCGAAAATAATTACGCTTTAGCTGCTTAATCTGAATTATAGTAAGATTTGCCTAGTTCCGACAAGGTCGGAAAGCTGGATTCTCCTCAGAAGCCTTGGTTTATGGCGGCTGGTTTAGGGGAACCGTAAAAGTAAACCTAGGAAAGGTAATGTTCTGAATCCTTTCTGACACTGATAGAGCTAAGCATTAGGCCGCTGTCTTTGGCATAGCCTACTGTCGAAAACCCAATCAAAGACTAAACGTGTAGAAAGCTCTTTAGTTGCTTGTTTGGACGGGAGTTCGACTCTCCCCGACTCCACATCAAGCGCAGTTTGTGCGCAACTTTAATCTAAAAAATCTGCCAAGTTTACTTGAGCAGATTTTTTGGTTTAAAGATGCCTGCCTTACAAAGGCAGCAAATTGCATTTGCAATTTTGGAATACCGGAGATGGGCGAAGCCACTCTCCCCGACTCCACAGAAAACGCTTCAATTTATTGAGGCGTTTTTTTTTATTTTCAGGAGCACACCATACTGCTTTCTTACACTCCTGCTCCCGCTTTCCGCTCTACAAGGTGCCGCTGCAATCGGGGCTAATTAGACGCTTCCTTTTCTTCAGTCCATTGTCATTCCCGCACATGCGGGAATCCATTAATTAAAAAGCCACTCTATTGAGTGGCTTTTTAATTAAGTATATCATTATCGTTTCAAAGAGAAGTGTGCTTTAAACTGCTTCATCTTGCCTTCTTCAGGAAAATCTACCGTGAACCAGTAATCTGTAGATGGTAGCGGTTTACCGTTAAAAGTTCCGTCCCATCCTTCGCTTTGGTCACTCGCACTCAATTGTTTCAACAACTTACCGTAACGATCAAAAATGTATATCGTGGTTTGCTCCGCAAAATTTGATAATCCAACAATATTCCAAGCATCGTGGATACCGTCTCCGTTTGGTGTAAAATAACGTGGGTAATCTATCACCATCACTTGATCTATCGTCAGCTCTTCACAACTAAACGCTACTCCTCCTTCGGTATCCCAAACATGTATCACATGCTCACCTAAAGAAACCCCTTCAAAGATATTGCTCGATTGTCTTGGGCCGTCATCCAAACTGTATTCATACGTTCCCCAACCTTCAACAGTAACCGTAATAATTTGACTATCCGTAAAGGCATTGGTTACCGTATAACCTACTGTCCCTGATGCTATAACCGCCTGTCCTGATTGTATCACCGGGAAGTCTGCCGAGGTAGTCTCACACAATAAATCACTATTGCTTATCACTCGTACATGGTAGTTTCTGGTAGCACCCGTTGGTGAAGAAGTGTTTACCGTATACGTTGAACCCGTAGCACCTACAATTAAGTTGCCATCCTCATACCACTCAAAAGTATAATCCGAAGCGTTGACAATACCACTCTCTAAAACTAGTGGTCTTACCACTTCTCCCGTGGTGAAGTCAACACATATCGTAGTGACATCATTCTGGGTATCAATAACCGGATTAGGGTAACGCTCTATCTCTATATCAATAGTGGTCAGTGCATAACAGAATGGTACAATGCTATTGCTGCTGTTCTCTACCTTAACCCAAATCTGATCCGTATCGGGTTGGGTAATATAAGCTTGTGCTTCCGCCAGTGGGATAGCATTAATCCCTGCCTCTGCATCAGCCTGACTGTGGTAGTAACTAATCAAGAAAACAGCCGGGTCTTGTCCGTTGAGAATAGCCGTGTTGAATTGCGTTAAATCCAATTGGAATACCCCATCATATGGGTCGTTGTAATCATCACATTGTGAAAACTCTTGCGCTCCTGTTGCCGTAGCATATTCCTCCACTGCCAAAGTCAGTACTCCCGTTGCATTAACACAACCTGTAGCATTGTTCACTACTCTGATGTAAATATCTTGAGCATCTGCCGTAATATTAGTATATGGTGACACCAGTGGTGTCTCTCCCGTATTGGTAAACGGATTGGCTCCTGCTGCCGTGAGGTAATACGTAATGGTAAAATCAGCCGGGCTTTGGTTCGCACCCAAAATGGCGGTGGCCAAGATTGGGTTGGTCAAATCAAACTGTGCAATACCGTCGGTATTGTCATCACACATTCTGTATGGTGCCAAAGGTTGGATGACTTCAGGTAAAGGATTAACCGTTAAGGGTTGTTCCACCAATACATAACAGTTATTACCCAAATAATCCACTTGGTTGTTCTCTACTCTAATCCAAACATTATCGCCTACCAAAGCCTGAGTCGGGTCGGCTATCGGGAACTGAGCAGCATGAGCATCTGCCTCATTGGTATAGTAAGTCAAGGTAACATTCGTGGCGCCGTTAATGATATAAGCCGCATTTACCGTTACATCAAAAACTTCAACCATATCTCCCGGATTGTTGTCATCACATAGTGGTGCTAAAGGATTCGGGTCGGTGTTCGGTGTTGGTACCGGTAATACTCTAATGTCTAAAGTCGTAATGCTTTGACAACCCGCTGCGCTGGTTACCAAAACGCCTAAGGTTTGAACCGCCGGAAATATATTGGTATAAGCCGTAAAATCTGTTATGGTGGTTGCTCCTCCGGCTTGGGCTTCTGATAATGATGGGTAATAC
Protein-coding sequences here:
- a CDS encoding helix-turn-helix and ligand-binding sensor domain-containing protein, whose product is MRNIIAFFFLLYCSFVNAQELLPFVENFTKSNYNGDNQVWSITQGNDNAFYFANNHYLLRYNGVRWEKYSLPNKTIIRSVFADGDKIYSGSYNEFGYWKRINGLLHYTSLSKNKNFFTGKSINEEIWKIFKHDGKIYFQSFNELYVLEKGIIKKISIPFQISYCFVVDNIIYVASVKDGVFVFENNHFRKIDAWQLLENNIIHSIDKTNGKMMFFTQKNGVFIEENKVLKPWAHPLNDLLKKEIIISAKAISNKSLIIGTAFQGVYIVDLSTNSYNNVCRKNALKNNSVLCIGLDKENDLWLGLDNGISHIEVNSPYRIFSDNSGVLGSVYTLAPMNDGLLLGSNHGVFKYHDKSLTLLSNSQGQVWDMLPVENKCLIGHNDGTYVYQNGALTKVNDVNGGWKFLKSNFHNNYFLANYSGIVIYENPNDFKSYKYFSNLTKPIKNIIQNKPNELWAVDNYRSLYRILFDDKFVVKKVENVTRKNKILNDYGIKMVSFNNEALFYINSKWYGYNAISDKLELNTFFNKSFSNISELITINDENFIVLKDKSLYLINRNKNKFIWHLIPEKYYEGKIINQDTKVFKNGDEFLLNLDDGFFAFKPQKSKLLPEVKSIKIEAFVDGNFIKKSSTIDYNKSISLDVISAYYGYNELELFYKLDEANSYIPLQSPNIILSNLSSGSHEFEVFYNDGEKFLPLSEFTFRVAMPWYISFWMILIYLSIISLIFYLYYKWNKIRYIEKLKLKEEELKHQKEILKLEMDAQTKLKSQEYDKHILEVQIQAKASEVAGKSLSIAKQSEMIESIQKLLEKDNDIVSLKNNIKKTIKLNSINKKEWETFENNLYKSHEDFIKRLTSRYPKLSSKDIKLCIYLKMSLSSKEIAPLMNISFRGVELHRYRLRKKLDLQQDINLSSFMNMV
- a CDS encoding NAD(P)-dependent oxidoreductase, whose amino-acid sequence is MKFGIIKERKNPPDRRVVFTPEELVRLKREHPEAIVKVESSEIRIFNDEDYKKLGIEVADDISDCDVFFGVKEIPVDYLIPNKKYFFFSHTIKKQVHNRKLLQAILAKNIELYDHETIVDSSNRRLIGFGRYAGIVGAYNGLRAFGIKYELFNLPKAETLNSKEDLIVRLKRQTLPNIKIVLTGHGKVGMGAKEILDGIKIKQVSVEDFLNKVYSQPVYTQIDVLDYNKRLDGQVLDNNDFYKNPQEYTSDFERFTKVADVFMAGHFHGNNAPDILTQDMLKAADCKIKVVADISCDVDGPIACTLKASTIAEPFFGYLPFENKEVPYTHPGSVMVMSVDNLPCELPKDASEGFGEMFMQHVIPAFFNGDKDGILQRAKITENGKLTPRFSYLQDYVDGN
- a CDS encoding serine hydrolase domain-containing protein; this encodes MKIKKSHYILLFYSLFLITTSCSKQEKTEEGIIKINEKGLPVMQPLQEPLPKLSTAFINDKKYGSARFFEKIWSEKNDNVSFLVAKNGQIIYENYMGYANKKTEEKITKDTPLHIASVSKVLTATAVLMLIDAKKLKLDQKAATLIEGFPYPDVTVQTLLNHRSGMKNYAYFTYENNNWDRKKILTNEDIVKVMVEKEIPLETKTDTHFSYCNTNYAMLALIIEKVTGLKYPEAMKEMIFAPLGMTNTYVCEFEKDRENIVPSYKGNNVEIGTDYLDGIYGDKNIYSTPRDILKFDTARYAPFFLNPDLLKKVYKGYSYESKGLKNYGLGIRMVEYEEGEPFFFHNGWWHGNTSSFINLRKEKVTIITLSNKYTKKTYQSKKLASLFGDYPFKLNDSDE